The genomic interval GCGTCGGTGATCAGCGCGATCCGGTTCACCCCGGCGGCCGCGAGCGCGACCCGGACCACCTGCGGGTCCAGGTGCATGCCGTCGTTGATCACCTCGAGCAGCAGCCGTTCGTCGTTCAGCGCGGCGCCGACCGGACCGGGGTCGCGGTGGTGGAACGGACGCATCCCGTTGAACAGGTGCGTCGCCACGGTCGCGCCGGCATCCGCCCCGGCGACCATCTGCTCGTACGTCGCGTCCGTGTGCCCGAGCGCCGCGACCGCGCCGGCGTCGACCACCTGGCGGATCGCTTCGAGCCCGTTCTCGAGCTCGGGCGCGATCGTCACCATCTTGACCGCGTCGCTCAGCACCTTCGCCACGTCGTCCTTGAGCGGCGGCCGCAGCAGCGACGGATCGTGCGCACCACACCGCGCCGCGGACAGGAACGGTCCCTCGAGATGCACGCCGGCGATGACTCCGTCGGCGATCAGGTCGTTCAGGCAGTCCGTCTGCGAGACCAGCACGTCGAGCGGCGCCGTCACCAGGCTGGCCAGCGTGGTCGTCGTCCCGTGCTTGGCGTGGAAGGCCGCGACCTTGCGCGCCTCCTCCGGATCGGTGGTCGAGTACGTTGACCCGCCGCCGCCGTGCGTGTGGATGTCGACGAACCCCGGTACGACAGTCACCTCGCCGAGGTCCTCCGGGCGCTTGCCGTCGGCCGGCATCCCCTCGGACCGGCGACCGAACGCGTGGATGTCCTCGTCGACCACCTGGATCCAGGCGTTCTCCAGGACGTCATCCGGCGTGACCACCCGACCGACGCGGTACGTCGTCATGCGCTGTGCTCCTCCTCTTCGGCTGCCACCCGGTCCCAGGCCATCTGCGCCGCACCGAGCATGCCCGCCTCTTCACCCAGCACCGCGGCGACGATCTCCGGCTCGCGCTGGAACGTGATGCGCGCGTGCACACCTTCGCGCAGCGGCTGCAGAAGGGTTTCTCCGGCTCCGACCAGCCCGCCGCCGATCGCGATCCGGGTCGGGGCGACCAGGGTCGTGTACAGGACCAGCGCGTCGATCAGGGCGGCCAGCGCGTCCTGCCAGACCTGGGCCGCGTCAGGGTCTCCGGCGGCCAGCAGCTCCATCACCTCGCGGGCGCCGTCCACCGTTCGTCCGGTGCGAGCGGCGTACCGGCGGGCCAGGGCGGCGGCGGAAGCGACTGTCTCGAGGCACCCCCATTGACCGCAGGCACAGAGCTCGGCGGCGTCGCCATAGATGAACTTCGAGTGGCCTAGCTCACCGGCGTACCCGTCGCCGCTGACCAGGGAGCCGTCGACGATCATCGCCGCCGCGATCCCGGTGCCGAGCGGCAGGAACATCGAGTTCGTCGTACCGGCCAGGGCGCCCTGGCGCAGCTCGGCGTACCCGCCGGCGCGGACGTCGTGGGCCAGCACGATCGGTACGTCGTCGCTGATCGCAGCCTTGAGCTCGGCCAGCACCGGCGTCGCGACCCACTCCAGGTTCTCGGCGCCGACGGTGCCGTGCTCGGCGTCGATCACGCCGGGCACCACGACCCCGATGGCGCGCACCCGATGACCGTCGGCGGTCGCCTTTTGGCTGAGCTCGACCACGGTCTCCAGCAGCGCCTCGAGCACGACGCGACCGCCGCCACGCTCGTCCGAAGCAGCCCGGGGCGTCGGCCTGGTCTCGCGGTGCAGCACGGCACCGTCGGCGGCGACCAGGCCGCACTTCATCCGGGTTCCACCGAGGTCGACGGCAACCACGACTTCACAGGGGTCCACGGAGCGCCATTATGCAGCGTTACCCGGCGGTCCGAACATCCGTGAGCAAAACACGGACAAAACTCACTCGGACCAGTGCTCATTCGCACCCGGGAGCCGTGGGCAGGGAGCCACGGTTTCCGGGCTGTCGATCAGGGCCGCAGACCGCGGTCGAAGGCCGCGACCAGAAACGCGACCAGGTTCTCGGCGAGTTTCCCGGGCTCCGGTGTGTCGCCCGAGCCGGCGGCACCCGGCGTCGGTGACAGTGCCTGCGACTGATGCAGGGCGAGGAGACCGAGCATGTTCACGTACCCGAACGCGACGGCGTCCGGCGATGCTTGCGGCAATGCCCGCTGCAGGGCGGCCAGGTAGCGGCTCTCGATCGGATCCGACTCGGCCGCGTACAGCTCCCGGATCCGCTTGCTCGGATCGAACGCGATCCGGCCGATGAACCGCGCGACCACCGCACCGCGGTCGCCGCGCCGCAGCACGAGTTCCAGCCCGGGCTCGATGAACGCCCGGATCAGCTCCTCCGGCGTTGGCGGCCCGCCGGCCTCCAACTGGTCCAGCCGGCGCCGCCGCTCGGTGTTGACCGGCGCCATCGCCCGCGCCACGGCAGCCCGCAGCAGGGCTTCCTTCGAACCGAAGTGGTAGTTGACCGCGGCGATGTTCGCGGCCGCCGCGACCGTGATGGCCCGCAACGAGGTTCCTTCGTAACCCCCTTCACCGAACCGTTGCTCGGCGACGTTGAGCAGTCTTTCCCTGGTCGTTTCGACCGGTGTTTCCACAGAGTTCTCCTTCCCCCCGGCTACCGCTCGCGCAGGCACCCCACCTGCTCACGCGCAGTAGCCTGCAGTCAGCATAGTTCAAACGGTCGTTTGAACTGGAGGGCTCAGCTCGGTTGTCTCCGAGAAATCCTCAGATTTCTCTGAAACCCTTTCCTTCCCACGGTTCTGCGCACTCACACCTCCACCACGGCCCGTGCACGATCGGGTGAAACCTGTTAGTGGGCTAGGGTCCAGGGCCATGGCTTTTGTGTGGGTCGACCAACGTTTCCGGGGGCCGGAGCGGTCGGGCAACGGCGGATACGTGGCCGGCTTGGTCGGGACGACGCTGGCGGCGCGGCTCAACGGCGCACTCGTTCCGCAGGTGCGGCTACGGATGCCGCCACCACTCCAGAAGGACCTCGACCTGTCGGCCATCGGCGACGGGGCTCGGCTGACAGACGGTGACGAGCTGGTCGCGGACGCAGTACCGGTCGACAGCGACTTCCTCGCCGACGCGACCATCGACGCGGTGCTGCCGGCGGAGGCTCGCGCGGCGGAGGCGTCGTACCGCGGGCTGCGGGACCACCCGTTCCCGAGCTGCTTCGTCTGCGGGCCGGCGAACCAAGGCGGTCTGCAACTGAAGCCCGGTCCGATCGGTGACGGGCGTACGGCGTGCACGTGGAAGCCGGCCGCTGATCTGGCGACCGACGGCCTGGTCGACGACCTGTTCCTGTGGGCGGCGCTCGACTGCCCCGGCGGCTGGACGATCGATCTCGAAGGCCGTCCCTCGGTGCTCGGCCAGCTGACCGCGTGCGTCGACGCGCGACCCCAGGTCGGCGAGGAGTGCGTCGCGCTCGGCCGCTACCTCGGCGAGGACGGCCGCAAGACGTTCACCGCCAGCACCTTGTACGACGCCGACGGCCGGGTGCTCGCCCGGGCGAAGCACACCTGGATCACGGTCGACCCATCCGCCTTCAACTGACTTGGTCCTGCAGGCAGGCAGAACCCGCCCGAACAGCCTCCAAACCCGGTCCGATCGCGGGTTGTGCATGCACAGCGGTCCACCTAACGCGTCCGCGCGGCGTGGGCGCGGACCTTGGCGCGGTTCCCGCACGTGGCCATCGAGCACCATCGGCGACGACCGCGCGGGTCGAGGAACAGCCAGCCGCAGGACGGGCAGGTGCGGACATGCCCGCGGGACGGGCCGGTGAGCAGGTCGCCCGCCAGCAGCGCGAGGTTGTGGAGTGGGAGCGCGAGGTCCTCCCGCAGCTCCCAGGTCAGCCCGTCGTCGGTCGGGACGAGCCGGCGACCGCCGTAGGCCTTCTCGATCAGCCGCGCGGCGGCCTCGAACGTGGTCCCGGTCGCCTGCTCGGTCAGGACGTCGTACAGGTCGACGCGGAAGTCGAGCGTGGCCTGCAGCCGCCGTCCCACCTCGGTCGAGCTGCTGCCGGCCTGCTCGATCAGCCGGAACACGGTCGCCGGCGACAACAGGCCGACGTACGAGTTCCAGATCAGGAAGGCCTCGTACGACGTCAGCCACTCGGTCCGGGCGGGGCCTCGGGTGGTCCACTCGGACCGGGTGTTGACGAAGTCGAGCACCGGGTGCGCGCCGACCGGCTTGGGCAGGACGACGCCCTGCACAAGCTCGAGGTGGGTCGGCAACGCGTTCATGGAACTACCTGGCCGGCTGGGTGGGCTGGTCGTTCGGGGTGGACGGCGTGGTGGTCGGCACCGGGATGCTGACGTTGCCGTTCTGCGGGATGACCATGAACTGGATCTTGCCCGATTCGATCGCGGTCTTCAGCAGGTAGCCGTTCGCACCGAGCATCGCGACCTGCTGCTTGACCGACTGCAGCTCGACGTTCACCTGCTGGTTCTTCTGCTCCTGGGTGGCCTTCGCCAGCTCGGCGCGCTGCTTGGCCTCCAGACCGTCGATGATGCCCTTGTCCAGCGGCATCGGCTTCTGGATCGTGAACGACAGCTCACCGCAATCGTTGCTGCCGTTGTAGCCCGGCCCGCAGAAGTAGTCGCCGCCGACCGCGGCCGGCAGCAGCCGGGTGAACTCCTTGGCCGCCGCGCTCTGGAACGCGGACTTCTTCGCCTCGTTGTTGTAGAGCTCGGCCCAGTTGTAGTTCGTCGCCACCGCGGACAGCGCGCGGTCGATCTGCGGCCGGAAGTAGCTCTGCAGCATGTCGTTCCAGCCGCTCTCCTCGTAGGCCTCGGTCTTCAGGCCGATGCGCTCGTGGAAGGACTTGATCACGTCCTGGTTCCGGTTCAGCGTGAAGTACACCTGGACCCGGACGCCGAGCCGGACGTTGTCCTTGCTGACCACGGTGACCTCGTCGGCCGCGTCGGTGTCCGCGCCGTCGCCGCCGATGATGTACGAGCGCTGGTCGATCGGGTACGTGTAGAGCGTGTCGCCGGGGCCGATCAGCTTGTTCGTCGAGCCCGGCGGGACGATCGACTTGAACTTCTTGTCCTCGATCACGCCGCCGCCGTAGTGCAGGCCGATCCGGTTCGCGTCGGTGTTCGCGAAGTTGAAGATGTTGAACAGGATGATCAGGGCGATCACGGCGACGATCAGCCCGCCGATCACCTTCACCTTCACGCTGCCACCGCCCTTGGGCTTGATCGCGGCGGCTGCGTTCCCCAGTTTTGCCATCAGTCGTCGATCTCCTTGTTGCGTTCCACCAGACGCCGAACGTCGGCGAGGGTCAGGTCGGCGGTGACCGCGACGTCGCGCGGTACCGACGGATGCGAGCTGAGCGTACGCAGGCCCTGCTCGGCAGCCGCGACCGCCCGCTCGAGCGACCTGACCTCACGCATCAGCGCCCGGTGCTCGGCGTTGACCTCGGCCAGCGCCTGCTCTGCCTGGACGGCCCGGCGGTACGACGCCCACCCGAACCAGGCGGTTCCGATCAACAGCACGATCACCGGCAGCCCGAGTCTGATCATGACTCCGATTCTCGTTCATCCCTGGGCGAAAAACGGTTGAACCGTTGACCGGCTGACAGTAAGTTCTGAGTACACGCGAAGGGAGGTGGTCCAACGCATGAATTGCTATCGGACTCGTGAGGTGGCG from Kribbella sp. NBC_00709 carries:
- the nagA gene encoding N-acetylglucosamine-6-phosphate deacetylase — translated: MTTYRVGRVVTPDDVLENAWIQVVDEDIHAFGRRSEGMPADGKRPEDLGEVTVVPGFVDIHTHGGGGSTYSTTDPEEARKVAAFHAKHGTTTTLASLVTAPLDVLVSQTDCLNDLIADGVIAGVHLEGPFLSAARCGAHDPSLLRPPLKDDVAKVLSDAVKMVTIAPELENGLEAIRQVVDAGAVAALGHTDATYEQMVAGADAGATVATHLFNGMRPFHHRDPGPVGAALNDERLLLEVINDGMHLDPQVVRVALAAAGVNRIALITDAMEATGMGNGRYKIGNLEVDVKDGLATLAHGTHSIAGSTLTMDVAYRNAVTAGVTLVDASRMASTTPAQTFGWYDVGSIESGKRADLVLLDDEYAVQKVMRAGSWLD
- a CDS encoding ROK family protein, translated to MDPCEVVVAVDLGGTRMKCGLVAADGAVLHRETRPTPRAASDERGGGRVVLEALLETVVELSQKATADGHRVRAIGVVVPGVIDAEHGTVGAENLEWVATPVLAELKAAISDDVPIVLAHDVRAGGYAELRQGALAGTTNSMFLPLGTGIAAAMIVDGSLVSGDGYAGELGHSKFIYGDAAELCACGQWGCLETVASAAALARRYAARTGRTVDGAREVMELLAAGDPDAAQVWQDALAALIDALVLYTTLVAPTRIAIGGGLVGAGETLLQPLREGVHARITFQREPEIVAAVLGEEAGMLGAAQMAWDRVAAEEEEHSA
- a CDS encoding TetR/AcrR family transcriptional regulator; its protein translation is METPVETTRERLLNVAEQRFGEGGYEGTSLRAITVAAAANIAAVNYHFGSKEALLRAAVARAMAPVNTERRRRLDQLEAGGPPTPEELIRAFIEPGLELVLRRGDRGAVVARFIGRIAFDPSKRIRELYAAESDPIESRYLAALQRALPQASPDAVAFGYVNMLGLLALHQSQALSPTPGAAGSGDTPEPGKLAENLVAFLVAAFDRGLRP
- a CDS encoding CGNR zinc finger domain-containing protein, with the protein product MNALPTHLELVQGVVLPKPVGAHPVLDFVNTRSEWTTRGPARTEWLTSYEAFLIWNSYVGLLSPATVFRLIEQAGSSSTEVGRRLQATLDFRVDLYDVLTEQATGTTFEAAARLIEKAYGGRRLVPTDDGLTWELREDLALPLHNLALLAGDLLTGPSRGHVRTCPSCGWLFLDPRGRRRWCSMATCGNRAKVRAHAARTR
- a CDS encoding SPFH domain-containing protein; the protein is MAKLGNAAAAIKPKGGGSVKVKVIGGLIVAVIALIILFNIFNFANTDANRIGLHYGGGVIEDKKFKSIVPPGSTNKLIGPGDTLYTYPIDQRSYIIGGDGADTDAADEVTVVSKDNVRLGVRVQVYFTLNRNQDVIKSFHERIGLKTEAYEESGWNDMLQSYFRPQIDRALSAVATNYNWAELYNNEAKKSAFQSAAAKEFTRLLPAAVGGDYFCGPGYNGSNDCGELSFTIQKPMPLDKGIIDGLEAKQRAELAKATQEQKNQQVNVELQSVKQQVAMLGANGYLLKTAIESGKIQFMVIPQNGNVSIPVPTTTPSTPNDQPTQPAR